In Bacillus sp. Cs-700, one genomic interval encodes:
- a CDS encoding alpha-amylase family glycosyl hydrolase, whose product MSFLNKVENLLTTIYGEDYTPVYKEELMKTVEAWKQKEWKKSAPLSESNVYLITYGDAIQEKGQPTLKTLNKFIQEHAKDEITDVHLLPMFPYTSDDGFSVVDYREIHPDLGNWSDVERLSNNYRLMFDFVTNHMSKSSEWFQRYLKEDPKYKHYFIPEDETFDTSQVVRPRTSPLFHEYEGGKTAWTTFSEDQVDVNFKHFPALLEMTNILLEYAYRGGTSIRLDAIGFMWKESGTTCIHLPQTHAIIQLWREILEELELNTLLITETNVPHEENVSYFGDGENEAHMVYQFSLPPLVLHTLSTHNTKTLTDWAKTIDKISDKATYFNFLASHDGIGMRPTEGILSETERNALAAKVLQNGGRVSYKSNPDGTQSPYELNINYMDALANPEETEEDTKVQKMLAAHSILFSVMGVPAIYYHSLLGSENDQEGLETSGINRRINREKFQYDKLVQQLESSPRRKNVFHRLKKLIRTRQKESAFSPFADQEILPINEQVFSLIRRNNETEESILFIVNACNEEVNVDLPHAGYDLISEELVEGHVTLAPYQFMWIKQ is encoded by the coding sequence ATGAGCTTTCTAAACAAGGTCGAGAACCTGTTAACTACGATTTACGGTGAAGACTACACACCAGTATACAAAGAAGAGCTAATGAAAACCGTCGAAGCATGGAAACAAAAAGAGTGGAAAAAGTCAGCCCCTCTTTCTGAGAGTAATGTCTATCTCATCACGTATGGTGATGCGATTCAAGAGAAAGGGCAGCCTACTTTAAAAACGTTAAACAAATTTATTCAGGAGCATGCAAAAGACGAAATCACAGACGTTCATTTACTACCAATGTTCCCTTACACGTCAGATGATGGGTTTTCCGTTGTTGATTACCGTGAGATTCATCCAGATCTAGGTAACTGGTCGGACGTGGAAAGACTTTCGAACAATTATCGTTTGATGTTTGATTTCGTGACCAATCATATGTCGAAATCAAGTGAATGGTTCCAGAGGTATTTGAAGGAAGATCCTAAGTATAAGCATTATTTCATTCCCGAGGACGAAACGTTCGATACGTCTCAGGTAGTTCGTCCGCGAACGTCCCCCCTTTTTCACGAATATGAAGGAGGCAAAACGGCCTGGACAACGTTCAGTGAAGATCAGGTCGATGTCAACTTTAAGCATTTCCCGGCTTTACTGGAGATGACGAATATTCTCCTAGAATATGCGTACCGCGGCGGTACGAGTATCAGACTCGATGCGATTGGCTTTATGTGGAAGGAATCTGGCACAACGTGCATCCACTTGCCACAAACGCACGCGATCATTCAACTATGGCGAGAAATTTTAGAAGAGCTAGAGCTAAACACGCTGCTGATTACGGAAACAAACGTGCCACATGAGGAGAACGTTAGTTATTTTGGCGATGGAGAGAACGAGGCGCATATGGTTTATCAATTTTCCCTACCGCCGCTCGTCTTGCATACGCTCTCGACTCACAACACAAAGACGCTGACGGACTGGGCAAAAACAATCGATAAAATTTCAGATAAAGCGACGTATTTCAATTTCCTCGCCAGTCACGATGGCATCGGTATGCGCCCAACTGAGGGGATTTTATCAGAAACAGAACGAAATGCCCTTGCGGCTAAGGTCCTTCAGAATGGCGGGCGCGTTTCGTATAAAAGCAACCCGGATGGCACTCAATCACCATATGAACTTAACATCAACTACATGGACGCCCTGGCCAATCCGGAAGAAACAGAGGAAGATACGAAGGTCCAGAAAATGCTTGCGGCTCACTCGATTTTGTTCTCGGTCATGGGCGTACCAGCGATTTATTATCATTCTCTACTAGGTTCAGAGAATGATCAAGAAGGTCTTGAAACTTCAGGAATCAATCGACGAATCAATCGTGAGAAGTTCCAGTATGATAAGCTCGTTCAGCAGCTAGAGTCTTCTCCAAGACGAAAGAACGTGTTTCATAGACTGAAAAAGTTAATCCGTACGCGCCAGAAGGAGTCCGCTTTTTCTCCATTCGCTGATCAGGAAATCTTGCCAATCAATGAACAGGTTTTTTCATTAATTCGTAGAAATAATGAAACAGAGGAATCGATTCTCTTCATCGTGAATGCATGTAACGAAGAGGTGAACGTCGACCTTCCACATGCTGGGTACGATCTCATCAGTGAAGAATTGGTTGAGGGGCATGTTACGCTCGCTCCATACCAATTTATGTGGATTAAACAATAA
- a CDS encoding glycerate kinase: protein MKIIIAPDSFKESLSAPEVCEAVEAGFRKAFPQAAYTHLPIADGGEGTVQSVVDATNGTIISINVKGPLGKNVAAFYGLTGDGKTAIIEMAAASGLHLVQRDKRNPLITSTYGTGQLIKDALDQGVERIVLGLGGSATNDGGAGMAQALGAKLVDQTNKELSPGGQALCELAAIDVSDLDPRLKNVQIEAACDVTNPLTGKSGASAVFGPQKGATKEMIDELDHSLARYAEVIEKELGKTVTHISGAGAAGGLGAGIVAFLEGELRSGIDLVLDVIQFEGRIAGADLLLTGEGRLDAQTVHGKAPVGVAKRAKASNHHLPVIAIAGSVGEDYEAVFDHGIDAVFSVVNGVMTLEEALENGAVNVEKTLENIGRLVKVSRMMEW, encoded by the coding sequence TTGAAAATCATCATCGCACCCGATTCATTTAAAGAAAGTCTATCCGCACCTGAAGTATGTGAGGCGGTTGAAGCTGGTTTCCGGAAAGCATTTCCGCAAGCGGCTTATACACACCTTCCGATCGCAGATGGCGGGGAAGGGACCGTACAATCAGTCGTGGATGCGACAAACGGCACGATCATTTCGATCAATGTAAAAGGACCACTTGGCAAGAATGTTGCTGCTTTCTACGGTTTAACAGGAGATGGAAAGACCGCAATCATTGAAATGGCAGCCGCTTCCGGCTTGCATTTGGTTCAGCGAGATAAACGTAATCCGCTGATAACCTCAACCTATGGAACGGGTCAGCTTATTAAGGACGCGCTGGATCAAGGCGTAGAGCGCATCGTTCTCGGTCTTGGAGGTTCCGCGACAAACGATGGCGGAGCTGGGATGGCGCAGGCACTCGGTGCGAAACTCGTTGATCAAACGAATAAAGAGCTCTCTCCAGGTGGGCAAGCCCTATGCGAGCTCGCTGCGATCGATGTCTCAGATCTGGATCCTCGCTTAAAAAACGTTCAAATCGAAGCGGCGTGTGATGTGACGAATCCTTTAACAGGTAAGTCCGGTGCTTCAGCTGTATTTGGTCCGCAAAAAGGCGCAACCAAAGAAATGATTGACGAGCTTGATCACAGCCTGGCACGCTATGCTGAGGTCATTGAAAAAGAGCTCGGAAAAACGGTTACCCACATAAGCGGTGCCGGAGCTGCAGGAGGTCTTGGCGCAGGAATCGTAGCCTTTTTAGAAGGAGAGCTCCGGAGTGGGATCGATCTTGTCCTCGACGTCATTCAGTTTGAAGGTCGCATCGCTGGAGCGGATCTTCTCCTTACAGGCGAAGGAAGACTGGATGCTCAAACGGTGCATGGAAAAGCACCCGTTGGCGTTGCAAAACGAGCGAAAGCTTCAAACCATCATCTCCCTGTAATTGCGATCGCAGGAAGCGTGGGAGAAGACTATGAAGCTGTCTTTGATCATGGCATTGATGCAGTTTTTAGCGTGGTGAATGGTGTCATGACGTTAGAGGAAGCGTTAGAAAATGGGGCTGTGAATGTGGAGAAGACACTTGAGAATATTGGGCGGCTGGTGAAAGTTAGTCGGATGATGGAATGGTAA
- a CDS encoding GNAT family N-acetyltransferase: protein MECNIIISPLSNELIEDINKTNDDFKLYGRVVPSLQSGKWSYQEVLFDETRETRFPDDKLDWSYYINREDKTLFLAYMNNTCIGQIRISKEWNRFCYIENIATKKEYRGSGVGKLLLNKAEEWAKQRELIGMSLEAQDDNLGACRFYAKQGFILGGVDTLKQSYNPHIETTLYWYKLFK, encoded by the coding sequence TTGGAATGTAATATCATTATTTCTCCATTGAGTAATGAGTTAATAGAGGATATCAATAAAACCAATGATGATTTTAAGTTATATGGTAGAGTTGTCCCCAGTTTGCAATCAGGAAAGTGGTCTTATCAAGAGGTTCTTTTTGATGAAACTAGAGAAACACGTTTTCCAGATGACAAACTTGATTGGAGCTACTATATAAACCGAGAGGATAAAACGTTGTTTTTAGCTTATATGAATAATACGTGCATAGGACAAATTAGAATCAGTAAGGAGTGGAACCGCTTCTGTTATATTGAAAACATTGCTACTAAAAAAGAGTATAGAGGCAGTGGAGTCGGAAAGTTGCTCTTAAATAAAGCAGAAGAGTGGGCAAAACAAAGAGAGCTGATCGGAATGTCCTTGGAAGCACAAGATGATAATCTTGGAGCATGCCGATTTTATGCGAAACAAGGATTCATACTAGGCGGCGTTGACACCCTAAAGCAGTCATATAATCCTCATATTGAAACCACTTTGTACTGGTATAAGTTATTCAAGTAA
- a CDS encoding TrkA family potassium uptake protein — MKKSFAIIGLGRFGGTLCKELNRRNVEVLGIDKDSQRVNEYSTHATQTLVLDATVEGNLQRIGIRNFDHVFVSHGDDLQSSILTTLLLKEMGVKKVWVKAKNDYHHKVLEKIGADHIIHPESEMAKRVAHHVVSEKIIDYVELSDEYSIIEVIATQKISGKSLRKLDIRGRFGVTVVAIKKKDKNILVSPAAESTIEKEDVLVLIGNNDNLERFEQSGV; from the coding sequence ATGAAAAAAAGTTTTGCCATTATTGGACTTGGGAGATTTGGGGGAACGCTTTGTAAAGAGTTGAATAGGCGGAATGTCGAAGTTCTTGGAATCGATAAAGATAGCCAGCGCGTCAATGAATACTCGACTCATGCGACTCAAACGCTCGTATTAGATGCAACCGTTGAAGGGAATTTACAGCGAATTGGTATACGGAATTTTGATCACGTTTTTGTTTCACATGGAGATGATCTCCAATCCAGTATTTTAACAACTCTGCTTTTAAAAGAAATGGGTGTTAAGAAAGTGTGGGTGAAAGCCAAAAATGATTATCACCATAAAGTACTTGAAAAAATAGGTGCTGATCACATTATTCATCCAGAGAGTGAAATGGCGAAACGCGTTGCTCATCATGTTGTTTCTGAAAAAATTATTGATTACGTTGAGCTTTCTGATGAGTATAGTATTATCGAAGTGATTGCCACACAGAAAATATCTGGGAAGTCGTTACGTAAACTGGATATCAGGGGAAGGTTTGGTGTCACAGTGGTAGCGATTAAGAAAAAAGATAAAAACATCCTTGTGTCTCCTGCTGCTGAGTCGACGATTGAGAAAGAGGATGTTTTAGTCCTAATTGGAAATAACGACAATCTTGAGCGATTTGAACAGTCAGGGGTATAA
- a CDS encoding TrkH family potassium uptake protein, with the protein MMTNRFALKFIKLSPPQVLIFVFVVLILVGTGLLKLPFATTEGITWVDALFTATSAMTVTGLVVVDTGAAFTLFGEIIIVSLIQLGGLGIMTFAVLIFMVLGRKIGMKHRLLVQQATNQTSIGGVVKLVKNILIFSLAVEAIGFVILAARWVPEMGWQAGTYASFFHSISAFNNAGFSIWSNSLMDYVGDPIVNIVISFLFIVGGIGFTVLDDLIRSKTFREMALHSKVMLTGTVVINLIAMFTFFILEYHNPQTLANLSLGDKLWGSYFQGVTTRTAGFNSVDISGIGIDTAFFMFVLMFIGAGSTSTGGGIKLTTAFVIIMAVITFLRGKSDPVLYGRTIRKHIVLKALAITIISIMTVYLTIFVLVLTENQSFIEIAFEVISAFGTVGLSMGITGDLSTVGRIAIVFIMFLGKLGPLTLAFSLAQPDRTNIRYPDEDLFTG; encoded by the coding sequence ATGATGACAAATCGATTTGCCTTAAAGTTTATTAAACTTAGTCCGCCGCAAGTTCTGATCTTTGTTTTCGTCGTCTTGATTTTGGTTGGAACAGGATTATTGAAATTGCCTTTTGCGACGACAGAAGGAATTACGTGGGTGGATGCGTTATTTACAGCCACTTCCGCCATGACAGTAACAGGATTAGTGGTGGTCGATACAGGAGCAGCCTTTACGCTATTTGGAGAAATCATCATTGTTTCATTAATCCAGCTTGGTGGACTCGGAATCATGACGTTTGCCGTGTTAATCTTCATGGTGCTGGGCCGTAAAATTGGCATGAAACACCGTTTACTTGTGCAACAGGCAACTAATCAAACCTCGATAGGCGGGGTAGTTAAATTAGTCAAAAACATTTTGATTTTCTCTTTAGCCGTTGAAGCGATCGGCTTTGTTATCCTCGCAGCGCGATGGGTACCTGAAATGGGGTGGCAGGCCGGAACGTATGCCAGTTTTTTTCATTCGATCTCTGCTTTTAATAATGCTGGATTTTCGATCTGGTCTAACAGTTTAATGGATTACGTCGGGGATCCTATTGTGAATATCGTCATCTCCTTTCTCTTTATTGTTGGAGGGATTGGGTTTACCGTCCTAGACGATCTTATTCGGAGCAAAACCTTTCGTGAAATGGCCCTTCACTCTAAAGTTATGCTGACAGGGACGGTTGTGATTAATCTCATCGCCATGTTCACGTTTTTTATTTTGGAATATCACAATCCGCAAACGCTAGCCAACTTATCACTGGGTGATAAGTTATGGGGATCTTATTTCCAAGGGGTTACGACAAGAACAGCCGGGTTTAATAGTGTAGATATAAGTGGGATAGGAATCGATACGGCTTTCTTTATGTTTGTTTTAATGTTTATCGGGGCAGGCAGCACTTCTACTGGAGGGGGAATCAAACTAACGACCGCTTTTGTGATTATCATGGCTGTCATTACCTTTCTTCGTGGGAAAAGTGATCCTGTCCTTTATGGAAGAACAATTAGAAAACATATCGTATTAAAAGCGCTTGCGATTACAATCATTAGCATCATGACGGTGTATTTAACCATTTTTGTTCTCGTGTTGACCGAAAATCAATCCTTTATTGAAATTGCTTTTGAGGTAATCTCTGCTTTTGGGACCGTCGGACTATCGATGGGCATTACAGGGGATTTGTCCACGGTCGGAAGGATCGCGATCGTCTTTATCATGTTTTTAGGGAAGCTTGGACCACTCACGCTCGCCTTTTCATTAGCCCAACCAGACCGAACGAATATCCGTTATCCTGATGAAGATCTGTTTACTGGTTAA
- a CDS encoding DinB family protein, with translation MNFNLDEAVQILERMPRSLEGLLAGLSEGWLTMNEGEGTWTVSEVIDHLIESERTNWMPRVETILEGEANPFPPFDRFAHLTSAANPIETKLTEFKEARSQSLMHLKQVVHSDAQLELKGYHPAFGEVKLKELLATWVVHDFTHLSQITRVMAERYREDVGPWEAYLGVLKR, from the coding sequence ATGAATTTTAATCTGGATGAAGCGGTTCAGATATTAGAACGAATGCCGCGGTCATTAGAAGGGTTACTCGCTGGATTATCGGAAGGATGGTTAACGATGAACGAAGGAGAAGGGACCTGGACTGTCTCTGAAGTCATTGACCACCTGATCGAGAGTGAAAGAACCAACTGGATGCCAAGGGTAGAAACGATTTTAGAAGGAGAGGCAAATCCTTTTCCACCGTTCGATCGGTTTGCTCATCTCACCAGTGCTGCTAACCCCATTGAAACAAAGCTGACTGAATTCAAAGAAGCTCGATCGCAAAGCTTAATGCACTTAAAGCAGGTGGTGCATTCAGATGCTCAGCTTGAATTAAAAGGTTATCATCCTGCCTTCGGTGAAGTAAAACTAAAGGAATTGCTAGCTACGTGGGTCGTCCATGATTTTACTCATCTGTCTCAAATCACAAGAGTGATGGCAGAAAGATATAGAGAAGATGTTGGGCCGTGGGAAGCGTATTTGGGCGTTTTGAAACGGTAA
- the sigY gene encoding RNA polymerase sigma factor SigY: MEREEEIKFIQQAQAGDDDAFTQLFQCYYAFLYQYLLKLTLNEETSVDLAQETMMKCYVKLPSYKGEAKFSTWMISIASRLYMDMLRKQKREKKWVEDEKHLLSRKLAWEASTKGVNWSDLFTDFNTLDSTLRVPILLRHYYGYSYDEIGKMLGIRTGTVKSRVHTGIQKLRKELDMP; encoded by the coding sequence ATGGAACGCGAGGAGGAAATTAAATTCATTCAGCAGGCACAAGCTGGAGACGATGATGCGTTCACTCAGCTTTTTCAGTGCTATTATGCTTTTCTCTATCAATATCTTTTAAAGCTAACGTTAAATGAAGAAACGAGCGTTGATCTTGCTCAGGAAACGATGATGAAGTGTTATGTGAAGCTACCTTCTTATAAAGGAGAAGCGAAATTCTCCACCTGGATGATCTCGATTGCTTCAAGGCTTTACATGGATATGCTTCGAAAACAAAAACGAGAGAAGAAATGGGTGGAAGACGAAAAGCATCTCCTGTCTCGAAAGCTAGCGTGGGAGGCAAGTACAAAAGGGGTGAACTGGAGCGATCTTTTTACAGATTTTAACACCTTAGATTCAACGTTAAGAGTTCCAATCTTGCTCCGTCACTATTATGGCTACTCGTATGATGAAATAGGAAAAATGCTCGGCATCCGTACAGGAACTGTGAAATCCAGGGTACACACGGGGATACAGAAGTTACGAAAGGAGTTGGATATGCCGTGA
- a CDS encoding YxlC family protein: MNDKEDKKIVQHLKQDWQHLDDLGKESLLKVDMQEQLLMFQQKKKKAFYLESALFLLTAFVILTAVTISLFQAPIFFLIIQIVASLIVPFGVYFTYKKVNKKGVVTHDKP; encoded by the coding sequence GTGAATGACAAGGAAGATAAAAAGATTGTGCAACACCTCAAACAGGATTGGCAGCATCTTGACGATCTTGGAAAAGAATCACTTTTAAAGGTGGATATGCAGGAGCAGCTTTTGATGTTTCAACAAAAAAAGAAAAAAGCCTTTTATCTTGAAAGTGCGCTCTTCCTGTTAACAGCGTTTGTGATTTTAACAGCTGTCACCATTAGTCTCTTCCAAGCTCCGATCTTCTTTCTAATCATCCAGATCGTGGCAAGCCTGATCGTTCCTTTTGGTGTCTATTTCACTTATAAGAAAGTGAATAAGAAAGGAGTGGTCACTCATGACAAACCTTGA
- a CDS encoding transcriptional regulator yields the protein MTNLELYVLIPILILLLLTQSMLLFVDAKKKGSYPWLWGIWGLIQLPMPTLFYLLFVVWPYKRRLKKERS from the coding sequence ATGACAAACCTTGAGCTCTATGTGTTGATTCCCATTCTTATTCTCTTATTACTAACACAAAGCATGCTTCTCTTTGTGGATGCCAAGAAAAAAGGCAGCTACCCGTGGCTATGGGGAATCTGGGGATTGATTCAATTACCGATGCCAACATTATTTTACTTGCTGTTCGTTGTATGGCCGTATAAACGAAGGCTAAAAAAGGAGAGGAGTTAA
- a CDS encoding PLD nuclease N-terminal domain-containing protein, producing MDVLNDINWALVAPLLILQAILTISALVSCIKQKETNGPKWMWVLLILFVNLFGAILYFVIGRKNS from the coding sequence ATGGACGTTTTGAACGATATAAACTGGGCGTTAGTGGCGCCGCTATTGATCTTGCAGGCGATCTTAACCATTTCAGCGCTTGTGAGTTGCATCAAGCAAAAGGAAACAAACGGACCTAAATGGATGTGGGTTCTTCTGATTCTGTTTGTGAATCTTTTTGGGGCGATTCTTTACTTTGTGATCGGACGTAAAAACAGTTAG
- a CDS encoding ABC transporter ATP-binding protein codes for MLVNIDNLSKQFKEKRAVSNLSFSIREGSCIALLGPNGAGKTTTLQMLARLLTPDSGAIQFKGYAEKDYRPLIGFLPQHPSFFNWMTAKEFLFFAGKLSSIPKEQLQARVQETVRFVSLEDAMNKRIGGFSGGMKQRLGLAQALLHKPKLLILDEPVSALDPKGRRDFLHLIEELKQDMTVLFSTHILHDAEQICDEVLILQDGCLKWKGSLPSLRKEFDLLPIKVQTEEPLKGIIEQLEIIEDYEYMDAKTVKISLLEHVHHNELLQELINRKHSVTHFEIMQDSLEDAYMKVVRQ; via the coding sequence TTGCTAGTTAACATCGACAATCTATCGAAACAATTTAAAGAAAAAAGAGCGGTTTCGAATCTCTCATTCAGCATACGAGAGGGGAGTTGCATCGCCTTGTTAGGTCCAAATGGAGCGGGTAAAACGACGACGCTCCAAATGTTAGCCCGCCTCCTCACGCCTGACTCGGGCGCCATCCAATTTAAAGGATATGCCGAGAAAGACTATCGGCCATTGATTGGCTTTTTACCTCAGCACCCATCCTTTTTTAATTGGATGACTGCCAAAGAATTTCTGTTTTTCGCCGGGAAGCTATCCTCCATTCCTAAGGAACAGCTTCAAGCCCGTGTACAGGAAACGGTAAGGTTTGTGAGTTTAGAAGACGCGATGAATAAAAGAATCGGAGGCTTCTCCGGCGGAATGAAGCAACGCCTCGGCTTAGCGCAGGCTTTGCTTCACAAACCGAAGTTACTTATTCTAGACGAACCGGTCTCAGCACTCGATCCAAAAGGAAGGCGAGATTTCCTCCACCTGATCGAAGAACTAAAACAAGACATGACAGTGTTATTTTCGACTCACATTTTACATGATGCCGAGCAAATCTGCGATGAAGTTCTTATCCTGCAAGATGGCTGTCTCAAGTGGAAAGGGTCACTGCCTTCTTTACGTAAAGAGTTTGACCTGTTACCCATTAAAGTCCAAACCGAAGAACCGTTGAAAGGGATCATCGAGCAGCTTGAGATCATCGAAGACTATGAGTATATGGATGCGAAAACAGTGAAAATAAGCTTACTTGAGCATGTTCACCATAATGAGCTTTTACAGGAGCTTATTAACCGGAAGCACTCGGTGACGCATTTTGAAATCATGCAGGACTCATTAGAGGATGCTTATATGAAGGTTGTGAGACAATGA
- a CDS encoding ABC transporter permease subunit produces MTRFLTLLNKEITELMRNGKLIWLPIVLMIIGISQPLTSYYMPQILDMAGNLPEGASITIPTPTGEEVLSGALSQYGTIGTLLFVLATMNVIAQERQNGSITLVMVRPVNEWQYLGSKTVAQLALLLLSLILSYCLTWYYTNLLFTPVDWQVMLSSLVMYCFWVIFVVCVTIFVGTILQHNGGIAGVSILFLSLISLLTSLLPKFMEWSPGNIRGEATKLLVEQQWTESAWTVIGSTATLSLLLFIAGVMVMRMYKRY; encoded by the coding sequence ATGACTCGTTTTCTAACGCTACTAAACAAAGAAATTACTGAACTGATGCGGAATGGTAAGTTGATTTGGCTTCCTATCGTTCTCATGATTATCGGCATCTCTCAACCACTGACAAGTTACTATATGCCACAAATTCTCGATATGGCCGGTAACCTACCAGAAGGAGCGAGTATCACGATCCCGACTCCTACAGGTGAAGAAGTATTGAGCGGCGCACTGTCTCAATATGGCACGATCGGGACACTTCTGTTTGTTCTTGCAACCATGAACGTGATTGCACAGGAACGACAAAACGGCTCCATTACGCTCGTCATGGTGAGACCCGTGAACGAGTGGCAATACCTGGGCAGTAAAACGGTGGCCCAGCTTGCCCTTTTGCTTTTATCACTCATCTTAAGCTACTGCCTCACATGGTATTATACAAATTTATTATTTACTCCCGTCGACTGGCAGGTCATGTTGAGCAGCCTCGTCATGTACTGCTTCTGGGTGATCTTTGTCGTTTGCGTTACCATTTTTGTCGGAACAATTCTCCAGCATAATGGCGGAATAGCTGGCGTTAGTATTCTCTTCCTATCGCTGATCAGTCTGCTGACGTCACTCCTTCCGAAATTCATGGAATGGAGTCCAGGAAACATACGGGGAGAAGCGACGAAGCTTTTAGTCGAACAGCAGTGGACCGAGTCAGCCTGGACTGTCATCGGTAGTACGGCGACGCTATCCCTTTTGCTATTTATAGCTGGGGTCATGGTGATGAGGATGTATAAGCGTTATTAG
- a CDS encoding ester cyclase codes for MSVHNKQLIYEFTKQLYKAIPETIPNILRTYYHEDAVMYTNHPFNELTGIDEISEVFYQPLVASFPDLHKQSYIVMAGEYEGEAWVSTTGNMVGTFTKEWVDIPPHLGATWIRYGEFHKMREGKIVETRMLVDMLDVMRQAGFRFIPTLAPEITVPGPSSYEGVLLERSDEEESLKSLQLVEDMIFKGLKKASSGLEKQGLEAFWADDFMWYGPAGIGSTKGIQGFKDYHQGPFVKALPDRVGGHNHAARFADQNYIASTGWPSVEATHTGVGWLGIPAPNKKVSMRVMDWWRRDGDLLVENWVLIDIIEYLLQLDIDIFDRLRKRQYLIR; via the coding sequence ATGAGTGTTCACAACAAACAGCTTATTTACGAATTTACAAAACAGCTTTACAAAGCAATTCCTGAAACCATCCCAAACATCCTCAGAACCTACTATCACGAAGACGCCGTTATGTATACGAACCATCCTTTCAATGAACTGACAGGAATAGACGAAATTAGTGAAGTCTTTTACCAGCCTTTAGTTGCTTCATTTCCAGACTTACATAAACAATCCTATATTGTCATGGCAGGAGAATATGAAGGAGAGGCATGGGTAAGCACAACTGGAAACATGGTTGGTACCTTTACTAAAGAGTGGGTAGACATTCCACCACATTTAGGAGCGACATGGATCCGTTATGGTGAATTTCACAAAATGAGAGAAGGGAAAATCGTAGAAACGCGGATGCTTGTCGATATGCTGGATGTGATGAGACAAGCTGGATTTCGGTTCATCCCTACTCTTGCACCAGAAATAACAGTGCCGGGTCCATCGTCTTATGAAGGTGTCTTATTAGAAAGATCTGATGAAGAGGAGAGTCTGAAGTCACTTCAGTTAGTAGAGGATATGATCTTTAAGGGACTTAAGAAAGCTTCCTCTGGTTTAGAAAAGCAAGGATTGGAGGCGTTCTGGGCAGATGATTTCATGTGGTATGGACCTGCGGGGATTGGCTCAACTAAAGGCATTCAAGGATTTAAAGACTATCATCAGGGACCGTTTGTTAAGGCACTACCTGATCGTGTTGGTGGACATAATCATGCAGCACGATTTGCAGATCAAAATTATATCGCATCAACCGGTTGGCCGAGTGTTGAAGCAACACATACAGGGGTTGGATGGCTCGGTATTCCTGCTCCGAATAAAAAAGTATCAATGCGCGTGATGGACTGGTGGCGTAGAGACGGGGATCTACTTGTTGAGAACTGGGTACTTATCGATATTATAGAATATTTACTGCAGCTTGATATCGATATCTTCGATCGTTTGAGAAAAAGACAATATCTGATCAGGTAG